The Budorcas taxicolor isolate Tak-1 chromosome 20, Takin1.1, whole genome shotgun sequence genome window below encodes:
- the LOC128065972 gene encoding 60S ribosomal protein L21, producing the protein MTNTKGKRRGTRYMFSRPFRKHGVVPLATYMRIYRKGDIVDIKGMGTVQKGMPHKCYHGKTGRVYNVTQHAVGIIVNKQVKGKILAKRINVRIEHIKHSKSRDSFLKRVKENDQKKKEAKEKGTWVQLKRQPAPPREAHFVRTNGKEPELLEPIPYEFMA; encoded by the coding sequence ATGACCAACACAAAGGGAAAGAGGCGGGGCACCCGCTACATGTTCTCCAGGCCTTTCAGAAAACATGGAGTTGTTCCTTTGGCCACATACATGCGAATCTACAGGAAGGGTGATATTGTAGATATCAAGGGAATGGGTACTGTTCAAAAAGGAATGCCCCACAAATGTTACCATGGCAAAACTGGGAGAGTCTACAATGTTACCCAGCATGCTGTTGGCATCATTGTAAACAAACAAGTTAAGGGCaagattcttgccaagagaattaaTGTGCGTATTGAGCATATTAAGCACTCTAAGAGCCGAGATAGCTTCCTGAAACGTGTGaaggaaaatgatcagaaaaagaaggaagccaaAGAGAAAGGGACTTGGGTTCAGCTGAAGCGCCAGCCTGCTCCACCTAGAGAAGCACACTTTGTGAGGACCAATGGAAAGGAACCCGAACTGTTGGAGCCCATCCCCTATGAATTCATGGCCTGA